The genomic segment TGTTCTCCACGGACCGCGTCCTCGACGCCCTGCACAAGATCAAGTGGGAGGTCGACGGTTCGCTGTCCTTCCGCCGCTCCTGCGCGCACGGCATCTGCGGTTCGGACGCCATGCGCATCAACGGGCGCAACCGTCTGGCGTGCAAGACGCTGATCAAGGACCTCGACATCTCGAAGCCGATCTACGTCGAAGCGATCAAGGGACTCCCCCTCGAGAAGGACCTCATCGTCGACATGGAGCCGTTCTTCGCCTCCTACCGCGAAGTCCAGCCGTTCCTCGTCGCCAACACCGCGCCGGAGAAGGGCAAGGAGCGCGTGCAGTCGATCGCCGACCGTGCGATCTTCGACGACACCACCAAGTGCATCCTCTGCGCCGCCTGCACCTCGTCGTGCCCGGTGTTCTGGACGGACGGGCAGTACTTCGGCCCCGCGGCCATCGTCAACGCGCACCGGTTCATCTTCGACTCGCGCGACGACAACGCCGAGGTCCGCCTCGACATCCTCAACGACAAGGAAGGCGTCTGGCGCTGCCGTACGACCTTCAACTGCTCGGAGGCCTGCCCCCGCGGCATCGAGGTCACGAAGGCGATCGCCGAGGTCAAGCAGGCCGTCCTGCGCGGCCGCCCCTGATCGACGTCCGAGCGCGCCGCTCCCCTGTTCCGGTGCGATAGCTGCTGAGTAGGGTGAAGGAATGTCGGAGGAGCGAGTCCCGCTGCGCGAGCGCCTCGAGGGCCCACTCGAGCGCGCCACGGAACTGAAGGACCGCACGCTCGAGATCTTCGTCGTCCGCGTGTGGCGAGGGTTTCTCAGGGGCAACGGGTTCCTGCTCTCCGCAGGGATGAGCTATTACGTCCTCTTCTCGCTGTTCGCCATCGTCTTCGTCAGCTTCGCGGCGGTCGGCCTCTGGCTGGGCGCGAGCGAGCAGGCGATCGACATGCTCATCCGCCTGGCCAACAGTTACCTTCCTGGGCTGATCGGCGAGCCGGGGCTCATCAGCCGACAGCAGGTCGTCGACATCGCGACGACCAGCACGGGTCTGCTGAGTCTCACCGGTGCCGTCGCCGTCGGTTTCGCCGCATGGACGGCGATCTCGGCGGTGACGTTCACGCGACGAGCGATCCGCGACATCTTCGGGCTGCCCTTCGACACCCGCTCCTACTGGGTGCTCAAAGGGCGCGATCTCATCGCCGGTGTGCTGTTCGGGTGCGCGCTGCTGCTCGGTGCCGCCCTGAGCGTGCTCAGCGTCTGGGCGCTGGAGTGGCTGTTCGACGTGTTCAGTTGGGATGAGACGTCCTGGGTCATGTCGAGCGCTGGTCGGACGCTGTGGATGACGTCGGCGTTCCTCGTCGACGCCGGTGCTCTCGCG from the Microbacterium ginsengiterrae genome contains:
- a CDS encoding YihY/virulence factor BrkB family protein; this encodes MSEERVPLRERLEGPLERATELKDRTLEIFVVRVWRGFLRGNGFLLSAGMSYYVLFSLFAIVFVSFAAVGLWLGASEQAIDMLIRLANSYLPGLIGEPGLISRQQVVDIATTSTGLLSLTGAVAVGFAAWTAISAVTFTRRAIRDIFGLPFDTRSYWVLKGRDLIAGVLFGCALLLGAALSVLSVWALEWLFDVFSWDETSWVMSSAGRTLWMTSAFLVDAGALASLVRFLVGADLRWRFIWPASLLGGAAMVVLQLAAGLLLTRVPSNPLLASFAVIISLLLWCRLLSSVVLVAASWIAVTAADHDHPLELEDEAAARLAEQEALVLAARVQLRRARDAYDTAPWYRRARAARVVQRAQRELAEALEDAETEDVSGSR
- a CDS encoding succinate dehydrogenase iron-sulfur subunit, whose amino-acid sequence is MSNAVAEAPAAADPAVQSFLVTFIIRRFDPEQDTEPRWVDYDVELFSTDRVLDALHKIKWEVDGSLSFRRSCAHGICGSDAMRINGRNRLACKTLIKDLDISKPIYVEAIKGLPLEKDLIVDMEPFFASYREVQPFLVANTAPEKGKERVQSIADRAIFDDTTKCILCAACTSSCPVFWTDGQYFGPAAIVNAHRFIFDSRDDNAEVRLDILNDKEGVWRCRTTFNCSEACPRGIEVTKAIAEVKQAVLRGRP